From the genome of Labrus bergylta chromosome 12, fLabBer1.1, whole genome shotgun sequence, one region includes:
- the tbc1d22b gene encoding TBC1 domain family member 22B isoform X2 has product MATDNRINFWRRNAKVPGSVQPVYGAQHPPLDPRLRRTYPKETKPKFNNLKTKKASSFHEFARSTNDAWDIDDEEDEDFLAPASCLPSGLHSSSSQQQNEVAHSETEVSHRLAPPRTDAQTLQEDEDEEEEEEFDHVNSKVVKSSSDVHLSTSSVRSTLQKQQSLPVRPIIPLVARISDQNASGAPPMTVREKSRLDKFKQLLSSPNTDLEELRKHSWSGIPREVRPITWRLLSGYLPANKERREHVLQRKREEYFGFIEQYYHSRTDEHFKDTYRQIHIDIPRTNPLIPLFQQPAVQEVFERILFIWAIRHPASGYVQGINDLVTPFFVVFLSEFVTEDVENFEMAALPQDTQRNIEADTFWCMSKLLDGIQDNYTFAQPGIQNKVKALEELVSRIDEDIHNHFKRYEVEYLQFAFRWMNNLLMRELPLRCTIRLWDTYQAEAEGFSHFHLYVCAAFLIEWRKEILSMIDFQGLLMLLQNLPTIHWGNEEVGLLLAEAYRLKYMFADAPSHYKR; this is encoded by the exons ATGGCCACCGATAACAGGATCAATTTTTGGAGGAGAAATGCAAAGGTTCCCGGAAG CGTACAACCCGTTTACGGAGCACAGCATCCGCCTCTCGACCCGCGCTTACGACGCAC gtaTCCCAAAGAAACAAAGCCCAAGTTCAACAACCTCAAGACTAAAAAGGCATCCAGCTTCCACGAGTTCGCCCGCAGCACCAACGACGCCTGGGACATCGACGATGAGGAGGACGAGGATTTCCTCGCCCCGGCTTCCTGTCTGCCTTCAGGGCTGCACTCTTCATCGTCACAG cagcagaatgaGGTCGCTCACTCAGAGACTGAGGTGTCACACAGACTGGCCCCCCCCAGGACAGACGCTCAGACCCTgcaggaggacgaggacgaggaggaggaagaagagtttGATCACGTCAACAGCAAGGTGGTCAAATCGAGCAGTGACGTCCACCTGAGCACGTCCTCAG TTCGCTCCACGCTGCAGAAGCAGCAGTCTCTCCCGGTCCGTCCCATCATCCCTCTGGTCGCTCGGATCTCCGACCAGAACGCGTCAGGAGCTCCGCCCATGACGGTGCGCGAGAAGAGCCGGCTGGACAAATTCAAGCAGCTGCTGTCGAGTCCCAACACTGACCTGG AGGAGCTCAGGAAGCACAGCTGGTCAGGAATACCAAGAGAAGTCCGTCCAATCACATGGAGGCTCCTCTCT gGTTACCTGCCGGCCAACAAAGAGCGCAGAGAGCACGTgctgcagaggaagagagaggagtaCTTTGGCTTCATCGAGCAGTATTATCACTCCAGAACAGACGAGCACTTTAAAGACACgtacagacag ATCCACATCGATATTCCAAGAACCAACCCTCTGATCCCGCTGTTCCAGCAGCCGGCCGTGCAGGAG GTGTTTGAGCGAATCCTCTTCATCTGGGCGATCCGTCACCCGGCCAGCGGATACGTTCAGGGCATCAATGACCTGGTCACGCCTTTCTTTGTCGTCTTCCTATCGGAGTTTGTCA CCGAGGACGTGGAGAACTTTGAGATGGCCGCTCTGCCTCAAGACACGCAGAGAAACATCGAGGCCGACACCTTCTGGTGCATGAGCAAACTGCTGGACGGAATACAg GATAACTACACGTTCGCTCAGCCGGGAATCCAGAACAAAGTGAAAGCTTTGGAGGAGCTGGTCAGCAGGATCGACG aggacATTCATAATCACTTCAAGAGGTACGAGGTGGAGTATCTTCAGTTTGCTTTCCGCTGGATGAACAACCTGCTGATGAGGGAGCTTCCTCTCAGGTGTACCATCCGCCTGTGGGACACCTACCAG GCTGAAGCTGAAGGTTTCTCTCACTTCCACCTCTACGTCTGCGCAGCTTTCCTCATCGAGTGGCGGAAAGAAATCCTGTCCATGATCGACTTTCAG gGTCTTCTTATGCTCCTGCAGAACCTACCCACAATCCACTGGGGTAACGAGGAGGTGGGtctgctgctggctgaagcaTACAGACTGAAGTACATGTTTGCCGACGCTCCGAGCCACTACAAGAGATAA
- the plpbp gene encoding pyridoxal phosphate homeostasis protein, whose product MWKVAMSEEVGKALQSVVERVNQAAARRPKTLPAVPPRLVAVSKTKPPDMVVEAYRQGQRNFGENYVNELVDKAADPLILSSCPDIKWHFIGHLQKNNVNKLLGVQNLFLVETVDSAKLADKVNSSWQRVRGSSTQRLKIMVQINTSGEQSKHGLPPEDTVSTVKHIVSQCSALHFLGLMTIGRYGYDLRLGPNPDFQMLLSRRQEVCDSLKLPVEEVELSMGMSTDFEHAIEVGSTNVRVGSIIFGNREYPNSAANTPNPSPGPSPAPSPEKNSKTVSEEAAKKMQHLTVSGQ is encoded by the exons ATGTGGAAAGTAGCAATGTCGGAGGAGGTTGGAAAGGCGCTGCAGTCGGTGGTGGAGCGGGTGAACCAGGCGGCCGCACGCCGGCCTAAG actctGCCTGCTGTGCCTCCTCGCCTCGTCGCTGTCAGTAAGACCAAACCTCCGGACATGGTGGTGGAGGCGTACAGACAGGGCCAGAGGAACTTTGGAGAAAACTAC GTGAATGAGCTGGTGGATAAGGCGGCAGACCCTCTG ATCTTATCCTCGTGTCCGGACATTAAGTGGCACTTCATCGGTCACCTGCAGAAGAATAACGTCAACAAACTCCTGG gtgttcAGAACCTGTTCCTGGTGGAGACGGTGGACTCAGCGAAGCTGGCCGACAAGGTGAACAGCTCGTGGCAGCGTGTGAGAGGATCCAGCACGCAGAGGTTAAAGATCATGGTGCAGATCAACACCAGCGGAGAACAGA gtaaacacgGCCTTCCTCCAGAGGACACAGTCAGCACAGTGAAGCACATCGTGTCTCAGTGCTCCGCCCTGCACTTCTTAGGACTCATGACCATCGGACGCTACGGCTACGACCTCCGTCTGGGCCCCAACCCTGACTTCCAG atgttgCTCAGTCGGAGACAGGAGGTGTGTGACAGTCTGAAGCTtcctgtggaggaggtggagctcAGTATGGGCATGTCCACAGACTTTGAACATGCA ATCGAGGTGGGCTCCACTAACGTGCGGGTGGGCAGCATCATCTTCGGTAACAGAGAGTATCCCAACAGCGCAGCTAACACCCCAAACCCGAGTCCAGGTCCGAGTCCGGCCCCCAGCCCCGAGAAAAACTCAAAGACGGTGTCAGAGGAGGCGGCCAAGAAGATGCAGCACCTCACCGTGTCGGGacaataa
- the snrpg gene encoding small nuclear ribonucleoprotein G produces the protein MSKAHPPELKKFMDKKLSLKLNGGRHVQGILRGFDPFMNLVVDDSIEMGPGGQQNTIGMVVIRGNSIIMLEALERV, from the exons ATGAGTAAAGCGCATCCTCCCGAGCTGAAGAA GTTCATGGACAAAAAGCTTTCAT TGAAGCTGAACGGAGGCAGACACGTGCAGGGCATCCTGCGAGGGTTCGATCCCTTCATGAACCTGGTGGTGGACGACTCTATTGAGATGGGACCCGGAGGTCAACAGAACACCATTGGCATGGTG GTGATCCGAGGAAACAGCATCATCATGTTGGAGGCCTTAGAGAGAGTCTGA
- the tmed4 gene encoding transmembrane emp24 domain-containing protein 4 → MMLSLSAALTLALAWMFPAHGLYFHIGETEKKCFIEEIPDETMVIGKYRTQLWDKQSGSFLPATPGLGMHVEIKDPDTKIILSRQYGSDGRFTFTSHTPGEHQICLHSNSTKMALFAGGKLRVHLDIQVGEHTNNYPEIAAKDKLTELQLRVRQLLDQVEQIQKEQNYQRYREERFRMTSESTNQRVLWWSIAQTLILIVTGIWQMKHLKSFFEAKKLV, encoded by the exons ATGatgctctccctctctgcagctctcactTTGGCGTTAGCCTGGATGTTTCCGGCTCACGGCCTATACTTCCACATCGGAGAGACGGAGAAGAAATGTTTCATAGAAGAAATCCCGGATGAGACCATGGTGATCG GGAAGTATCGCACTCAGCTGTGGGACAAGCAGAGCGGATCCTTCCTCCCGGCGACGCCCGGCCTCGGGATGCACGTGGAGATCAAAGATCCAGACACCAAG ATCATCCTGTCCCGTCAGTACGGCTCAGACGGACGCTTCACCTTCACCTCTCACACTCCGGGAGAGCATCAGATCTGTCTGCACTCCAACTCCACCAAGATGGCGCTGTTTGCAGGAGGGAAACTg AGAGTTCACCTGGACATCCAGGTGGGAGAACACACCAACAACTACCCCGAGATCGCTGCCAAAGACAAACttacagagctgcagctgagggTGCGCCAGCTGCTGGACCAGGTGGAGCAGATCCAGAAGGAGCAGAACTACCAGAGG TACCGTGAGGAGCGTTTCCGGATGACGAGCGAGAGCACCAACCAGCGCGTCCTGTGGTGGTCCATCGCTCAGACGCTCATCCTCATCGTCACCGGGATCTGGCAGATGAAACACCTCAAGAGCTTCTTTGAGGCTAAGAAACTGGTGTAA
- the si:ch211-148l7.4 gene encoding zinc finger protein 229 produces the protein MDGVSWSTTRPPESFSRSKTTTDTLSRLANFIARADTKQQRSQCPQTPHLTSYVCQECDQDFLHAADLLHHQEANHTLPKPHRCASCGHEFSLRSSLQLHRCEHTCQLSDSRLGSPCPACTTRTSDPIKLQDNSPRLLDGSPYACAPCGRGFSQKQALLHHQQAGCSEPPSTSGVMDVCSLPDDSPPVSDADSAPSDSSDTAGPSSRALSECEICSRSFRTETALERHKQTSHVEERLQTKEGGAGGGDVRVIGAPMKRSESKNKLLSCRSCDMVFRSTSKLYLHRKEKHSREKVVSREPRPVSVKRRRAGAYPCQVCGKVFVHHLSLRAHYKHHSDLSYSSIRDKLQTDAKDPENRTNTVKSSSAGNKTVKAGPGRPRKLRRGRRHVTEAEKQKEVPEGKEEEVVEGEEEEREFPCPSCAEVFSAQSQLREHVELHQSSVRRRCCSVCTHDMDTSKRPGSKRQRLYHCVPCQQGFSTLDSFLQHCQEHLRARVEEDCITEGSAPQDSKV, from the coding sequence atggatGGAGTCAGCTGGAGCACCACACGGCCCCCGGAGTCGTTCAGCCGCTCCAAGACGACCACGGACACTCTGTCGCGGCTCGCCAACTTCATCGCGCGGGCCGACACTAAGCAGCAACGAAGCCAGTGTCCACAAACGCCCCACCTGACCTCCTACGTCTGTCAGGAGTGTGATCAGGACTTCCTTCATGCAGCAGATCTGTTGCACCATCAGGAGGCGAATCACACGTTACCCAAACCTCACCGCTGCGCGTCCTGTGGTCACGAGTTCTCGCTGCGCTCCTCCTTACAGCTGCACAGATGTGAGCACACCTGTCAGCTCTCAGACTCACGGCTTGGCTCTCCCTGCCCCGCGTGTACAACCAGGACCTCAGACCCCATCAAACTGCAGGACAACTCGCCGCGCCTCCTGGACGGCAGCCCCTACGCATGTGCCCCATGTGGGCGGGGCTTCAGCCAGAAACAAGCTCTGCTGCACCACCAGCAGGCCGGCTGTAGTGAGCCTCCCTCAACATCTGGTGTGATGGATGTGTGCAGCCTCCCTGATGATTCTCCACCTGTTTCAGACGCAGACTCCGCCCCCTCTGACTCATCTGACACCGCGGGGCCGAGCAGCAGAGCGCTGAGCGAGTGTGAAATCTGCTCCAGAAGCTTCCGCACAGAAACGGCACTTGAACGCCACAAACAGACGAGCCACGTAGAGGAACGTCTGCAGACCAAAGAAGGAGGAGCGGGCGGAGGAGACGTCAGGGTGATTGGAGCTCCAATGAAAAGGTCAGAATCCAAAAATAAGCTCCTGAGCTGTCGGTCATGTGACATGGTGTTCAGGAGCACCTCCAAGCTGTACCTGCACAGGAAGGAGAAGCACAGCCGAGAGAAGGTGGTCAGCAGAGAGCCCAGACCGGTCAGCGTGAAGCGCAGGAGAGCCGGAGCGTACCCGTGTCAGGTGTGTGGGAAAGTCTTCGTCCATCACCTGTCCCTCAGAGCGCACTACAAACATCACTCAGACCTGAGCTACTCCTCCATCAGAGACAAACTCCAGACAGACGCTAAGGATccagaaaacagaacaaacacagtCAAGTCCAGCTCGGCAGGGAACAAGACTGTGAAGGCCGGACCGGGGCGGCCCAGGAAGCTGCGGCGAGGGCGGAGACATGTGACGGAGGCGGAGAAGCAGAAAGAAGTGCCtgaagggaaggaggaggaggtggtggagggtgaagaggaggagagggagttcCCCTGCCCGTCCTGTGCCGAGGTGTTCTCCGCTCAGTCTCAGCTCAGGGAGCACGTGGAGCTGCACCAATCGTCTGTGAGGAGGCGGTGCTGCAGCGTGTGCACACACGACATGGACACGAGTAAGAGGCCGGGCTCAAAGAGACAGAGACTGTACCACTGTGTGCCCTGTCAGCAGGGATTCTCCACCCTCGACTCCTTCCTCCAACACTGTCAGGAGCACCTGAGGGCCCGGGTGGAGGAGGACTGCATCACAGAGGGCTCCGCCCCCCAGGACAGCAAAGTCTGA
- the tbc1d22b gene encoding TBC1 domain family member 22B isoform X1, with the protein MATDNRINFWRRNAKVPGSVQPVYGAQHPPLDPRLRRTYPKETKPKFNNLKTKKASSFHEFARSTNDAWDIDDEEDEDFLAPASCLPSGLHSSSSQQQQNEVAHSETEVSHRLAPPRTDAQTLQEDEDEEEEEEFDHVNSKVVKSSSDVHLSTSSVRSTLQKQQSLPVRPIIPLVARISDQNASGAPPMTVREKSRLDKFKQLLSSPNTDLEELRKHSWSGIPREVRPITWRLLSGYLPANKERREHVLQRKREEYFGFIEQYYHSRTDEHFKDTYRQIHIDIPRTNPLIPLFQQPAVQEVFERILFIWAIRHPASGYVQGINDLVTPFFVVFLSEFVTEDVENFEMAALPQDTQRNIEADTFWCMSKLLDGIQDNYTFAQPGIQNKVKALEELVSRIDEDIHNHFKRYEVEYLQFAFRWMNNLLMRELPLRCTIRLWDTYQAEAEGFSHFHLYVCAAFLIEWRKEILSMIDFQGLLMLLQNLPTIHWGNEEVGLLLAEAYRLKYMFADAPSHYKR; encoded by the exons ATGGCCACCGATAACAGGATCAATTTTTGGAGGAGAAATGCAAAGGTTCCCGGAAG CGTACAACCCGTTTACGGAGCACAGCATCCGCCTCTCGACCCGCGCTTACGACGCAC gtaTCCCAAAGAAACAAAGCCCAAGTTCAACAACCTCAAGACTAAAAAGGCATCCAGCTTCCACGAGTTCGCCCGCAGCACCAACGACGCCTGGGACATCGACGATGAGGAGGACGAGGATTTCCTCGCCCCGGCTTCCTGTCTGCCTTCAGGGCTGCACTCTTCATCGTCACAG cagcagcagaatgaGGTCGCTCACTCAGAGACTGAGGTGTCACACAGACTGGCCCCCCCCAGGACAGACGCTCAGACCCTgcaggaggacgaggacgaggaggaggaagaagagtttGATCACGTCAACAGCAAGGTGGTCAAATCGAGCAGTGACGTCCACCTGAGCACGTCCTCAG TTCGCTCCACGCTGCAGAAGCAGCAGTCTCTCCCGGTCCGTCCCATCATCCCTCTGGTCGCTCGGATCTCCGACCAGAACGCGTCAGGAGCTCCGCCCATGACGGTGCGCGAGAAGAGCCGGCTGGACAAATTCAAGCAGCTGCTGTCGAGTCCCAACACTGACCTGG AGGAGCTCAGGAAGCACAGCTGGTCAGGAATACCAAGAGAAGTCCGTCCAATCACATGGAGGCTCCTCTCT gGTTACCTGCCGGCCAACAAAGAGCGCAGAGAGCACGTgctgcagaggaagagagaggagtaCTTTGGCTTCATCGAGCAGTATTATCACTCCAGAACAGACGAGCACTTTAAAGACACgtacagacag ATCCACATCGATATTCCAAGAACCAACCCTCTGATCCCGCTGTTCCAGCAGCCGGCCGTGCAGGAG GTGTTTGAGCGAATCCTCTTCATCTGGGCGATCCGTCACCCGGCCAGCGGATACGTTCAGGGCATCAATGACCTGGTCACGCCTTTCTTTGTCGTCTTCCTATCGGAGTTTGTCA CCGAGGACGTGGAGAACTTTGAGATGGCCGCTCTGCCTCAAGACACGCAGAGAAACATCGAGGCCGACACCTTCTGGTGCATGAGCAAACTGCTGGACGGAATACAg GATAACTACACGTTCGCTCAGCCGGGAATCCAGAACAAAGTGAAAGCTTTGGAGGAGCTGGTCAGCAGGATCGACG aggacATTCATAATCACTTCAAGAGGTACGAGGTGGAGTATCTTCAGTTTGCTTTCCGCTGGATGAACAACCTGCTGATGAGGGAGCTTCCTCTCAGGTGTACCATCCGCCTGTGGGACACCTACCAG GCTGAAGCTGAAGGTTTCTCTCACTTCCACCTCTACGTCTGCGCAGCTTTCCTCATCGAGTGGCGGAAAGAAATCCTGTCCATGATCGACTTTCAG gGTCTTCTTATGCTCCTGCAGAACCTACCCACAATCCACTGGGGTAACGAGGAGGTGGGtctgctgctggctgaagcaTACAGACTGAAGTACATGTTTGCCGACGCTCCGAGCCACTACAAGAGATAA
- the LOC136181034 gene encoding uncharacterized protein SPEM3-like, giving the protein MCFFHADPLICIYIVSLFYFFALQRQKKSKDLFVFVACTYRKTTLRQSVSVFTAANISESLSACLLWILTHTHTHTHTHTHTHTHTHTHTHTDIHTHTHTHTDIHTHTHTQRHTHTHTDIHTHTHTHRYTHTHTHTHTETHTHTQRHTHTHTHTHRYTHTHTHTHRYILTHTHTDTHTHTHRYTHTHTDIHTHTHRYILTHTHTHTDTYSHTHTDIHTHTPTDTHTHTHTQIHTHTHTHAYIVHLHSNRHSWFSFVRGCVFVFASLCVSVCVCVCVCVCVCVCVCVCVCVCVCVCVCVCVCVCVCVCVCVCVCVCD; this is encoded by the coding sequence ATGTGTTTTTTCCATGCAGATCCATTAATCTGCATATATATAGTTagtctgttttatttcttcGCGCTGCAGCGACAGAAGAAGAGCAAggacttgtttgtgtttgtggcgTGCACTTATCGTAAAACGACTCTTAGACAAAGTGTGAGCGTGTTTACTGCAGCAAATATCTCTGAGTCGTTATCAGCATGCTTATTATGGAttcttactcacacacacacacacacacacacacacacacacacacacacacacacacacacacacacacacacagatatacacacacacactcatacacacacagatatacacacacacacacacacacagagacacactcatacacacacagatatacacacacacacacacacacacagatatacacacacacacacacacacacacacagagacacacacacacacacagagacacacacacacacacacacacacacacagatacacacacacacacacacacacacacagatacatactcacacacacacacacagatacacacacacacacccacagatacacacacacacacacagatatacacacacacacacacagatacatactcacacacacacacacacacacagatacatactcacacacacacacagatatacacacacacacacccacagatacacacacacacacacacacacagatacacacacacacacacacacatgcatatatagTACACCTACATTCCAATCGACACAGTTGGTTTAGTTTTGTGagaggttgtgtgtttgtatttgcatctttgtgtgtgagtgtgtgtgtgtgtgtgtgtgtgtgtgtgtgtgtgtgtgtgtgtgtgtgtgtgtgtgtgtgtgtgtgtgtgtgtgtgtgtgtgtgtgtgtgtgtgtgtgtgtgtgtgtgtgtgtgtgtgtgtgtgtgtgtgtgtgtgtgtgactga
- the tbc1d22b gene encoding TBC1 domain family member 22B isoform X3, whose product MATDNRINFWRRNAKVPGRYPKETKPKFNNLKTKKASSFHEFARSTNDAWDIDDEEDEDFLAPASCLPSGLHSSSSQQQQNEVAHSETEVSHRLAPPRTDAQTLQEDEDEEEEEEFDHVNSKVVKSSSDVHLSTSSVRSTLQKQQSLPVRPIIPLVARISDQNASGAPPMTVREKSRLDKFKQLLSSPNTDLEELRKHSWSGIPREVRPITWRLLSGYLPANKERREHVLQRKREEYFGFIEQYYHSRTDEHFKDTYRQIHIDIPRTNPLIPLFQQPAVQEVFERILFIWAIRHPASGYVQGINDLVTPFFVVFLSEFVTEDVENFEMAALPQDTQRNIEADTFWCMSKLLDGIQDNYTFAQPGIQNKVKALEELVSRIDEDIHNHFKRYEVEYLQFAFRWMNNLLMRELPLRCTIRLWDTYQAEAEGFSHFHLYVCAAFLIEWRKEILSMIDFQGLLMLLQNLPTIHWGNEEVGLLLAEAYRLKYMFADAPSHYKR is encoded by the exons ATGGCCACCGATAACAGGATCAATTTTTGGAGGAGAAATGCAAAGGTTCCCGGAAG gtaTCCCAAAGAAACAAAGCCCAAGTTCAACAACCTCAAGACTAAAAAGGCATCCAGCTTCCACGAGTTCGCCCGCAGCACCAACGACGCCTGGGACATCGACGATGAGGAGGACGAGGATTTCCTCGCCCCGGCTTCCTGTCTGCCTTCAGGGCTGCACTCTTCATCGTCACAG cagcagcagaatgaGGTCGCTCACTCAGAGACTGAGGTGTCACACAGACTGGCCCCCCCCAGGACAGACGCTCAGACCCTgcaggaggacgaggacgaggaggaggaagaagagtttGATCACGTCAACAGCAAGGTGGTCAAATCGAGCAGTGACGTCCACCTGAGCACGTCCTCAG TTCGCTCCACGCTGCAGAAGCAGCAGTCTCTCCCGGTCCGTCCCATCATCCCTCTGGTCGCTCGGATCTCCGACCAGAACGCGTCAGGAGCTCCGCCCATGACGGTGCGCGAGAAGAGCCGGCTGGACAAATTCAAGCAGCTGCTGTCGAGTCCCAACACTGACCTGG AGGAGCTCAGGAAGCACAGCTGGTCAGGAATACCAAGAGAAGTCCGTCCAATCACATGGAGGCTCCTCTCT gGTTACCTGCCGGCCAACAAAGAGCGCAGAGAGCACGTgctgcagaggaagagagaggagtaCTTTGGCTTCATCGAGCAGTATTATCACTCCAGAACAGACGAGCACTTTAAAGACACgtacagacag ATCCACATCGATATTCCAAGAACCAACCCTCTGATCCCGCTGTTCCAGCAGCCGGCCGTGCAGGAG GTGTTTGAGCGAATCCTCTTCATCTGGGCGATCCGTCACCCGGCCAGCGGATACGTTCAGGGCATCAATGACCTGGTCACGCCTTTCTTTGTCGTCTTCCTATCGGAGTTTGTCA CCGAGGACGTGGAGAACTTTGAGATGGCCGCTCTGCCTCAAGACACGCAGAGAAACATCGAGGCCGACACCTTCTGGTGCATGAGCAAACTGCTGGACGGAATACAg GATAACTACACGTTCGCTCAGCCGGGAATCCAGAACAAAGTGAAAGCTTTGGAGGAGCTGGTCAGCAGGATCGACG aggacATTCATAATCACTTCAAGAGGTACGAGGTGGAGTATCTTCAGTTTGCTTTCCGCTGGATGAACAACCTGCTGATGAGGGAGCTTCCTCTCAGGTGTACCATCCGCCTGTGGGACACCTACCAG GCTGAAGCTGAAGGTTTCTCTCACTTCCACCTCTACGTCTGCGCAGCTTTCCTCATCGAGTGGCGGAAAGAAATCCTGTCCATGATCGACTTTCAG gGTCTTCTTATGCTCCTGCAGAACCTACCCACAATCCACTGGGGTAACGAGGAGGTGGGtctgctgctggctgaagcaTACAGACTGAAGTACATGTTTGCCGACGCTCCGAGCCACTACAAGAGATAA